TAGCAGTTGATCTCCCAAGCAACATCATATGTGCTGCAATGGAactattaaaaacaaaagtctttagcattcatttatataacaaagaaagtccaaacattgaggttcttaccaatcaactACTTGTCTGAGATGTTTGGGAGGAGACTTatgcaatgagcagaaccacacAACATAGCTCTCTGGTATGGAAAGAATAAGTAGTTACTAATGGCgcttgaaattgataataacttaattgttatatattaaaatcacagaTGATACtttgaagttaacaaactcCAGTTACCCATATATATAAGGGATAAAGAATATCTCATTCTCACTTCCAAATCTACTGGTGAGGTATGTCTAgatgtcatcaaatttattgCTTCGTGAGTGACTTGGGGATGAATGAACCCATGGACACCACTGTACCCCAAGTTGTTACTaacaccaaacatatacctgaaatcaaaaattatattttatataagtatacttgatatataaatcaattttatctaCATAATTgctcatagacttacatcatccataactgaattaatgtaatattcaactcttctcttcccgacgcaagctcctTGACATCTTGACTATGCAGGTATATTGGGACCTTAGAGCCTCTCCCAAATACATTAGGATCATATTCAACCTTCATAGGCTCATTTCCAGTGATGTCAAAAAGCTAGTGCAATGCACCAAGAGGATCGTCTTTAGATAAAGGAATCTTCTCTTGTCCatgcgtctgttgttacatggaaaaataggataagttttgacatcaataacatgtaaactttaaaattaagaagTGTAAAGTAGGAGTTTATAACAGGGGTCAGAAACATAACCAACCAAGTGTTTAGACCAAGCGATAAAAGACTGAAATGCTTGTGCCACAGTGAAAATCTCATCTATGGGCAGAGGAACTTAGGCATCTAGTATGATAATGTCGTCTACTAAGACCTTAACCTCATCCTCTGATAGCTCCATATCATGAACAATAGTCGTTGCCTGAACAttgttccacgagctaccagcaTCGTCCATGTACCATCTAAAAcgtatagcagacatggactagCATCGTCCATGTCGTCCCGTGGGACGACTGGTGCTAAACAACTTCCTTTCCCGCTTCTCTCTGTCATAGtaaattttagattatacaaataataaattattcaacaaatttttttattaattttacttgtgGGAGACTTAACATGTTCCTGTACAGAGGATGGCTGCGGGCGCATCCCATAACTCTCAAACTACTGCTGGAACTGACACATAACTCTGTCAGTCACTTCTGTAGTGACTTCATCATACAATTTCGCCCTAAGCTTTTTTGAGATCTCTTGCTTTAGCCTCTGTTCATAATCTTCGTTGTATGTATATGAAGTCTGACGCAAATAACTCCCAAAATAATCTTTAACTCCTACTCCAATACCAGCAACATGCACTCGTCTAGGGTGCTCATGTCGTCCAATTGTAGTGGTAAGAATATCCTAGCGACCCTCAGCACGCACATtgtctcatacacatgagctttggcaaaaaAATTtgcgccaacatcgcggatcatgtcctctaatttgTCTTCATTCGGTCGATTTTCTTCCATGATGgaatcaataacattttcagTTTGGGAGACAGTCCGAAAGTGTATTTCTTCGTCGTGCCATgtccatgttgtatagcattataggaaaccatcacagataagatgttccctaatttgGGTTGTGTTTAACTTTCTCTCATTCAAACAGTTGatacaaggacatctaaacttcacttcatcatcacttctacACTCATTAAGTTGcgtaaattgtataaattcttctacccctctctcgtaatCAGCACtaatgcgtggtaaattaatccaatttcgatccatacgTAAATATTCTAaacaattacaatcatacaatcatacaattatacaatatattcaacatacaattaattcaatcatacaatcatacaattaataagcattcaaatgatcaattcaaacattcaatcatacataattattcatattcaacatacaaaagaattaaaaattaacaaaagaaaattaataaacagaaTAATAGGAACGTGGGAGTGTGAAAAACCACACAACAATGGAGAAGATGCGACAACCCGCGTTCTGAAACGGAACAAATTTCAAAGCAAAAACACAATATCtacaaaaaatacaacaaaacatAAGTGATCATCCGAAACAATAAAAAACGCATCAAACCAacccaaaaacacaaaaaaaaaagcgaAAAAACTCTGACGACCAAAGTCCAATTTGATTGGATACAAACATTGATGATAAAAAGTGAGGAAGGAAGTCGTTCTATAGTGACAACGGCGACGCAACGGTGGTGTAAGAAAGCAAGGAGAAAGCTAGCGATGacataaggaagaagaagttgcAGAGTAAAATCGCTAGAGAAGAAGGAATTGTTCGTGTTTTTGAGAAATTTTAACCTTGGACAGgggatactacctcggttctacAAAGAACCGAAGCCTAAagttcacaaaaaaaaattttgaaatttaatttaaatagcatttttgaaattttaatcaaccatattacctcggttaagcGCCAAACTGAAGCAGATGGGATTTATTACCTCGGTTCTCAAAAAATTGGTgccaaatccaataaaaaaatatattttaattatttttcaaagtcAAGAAATCTGATCATTACAACTGACAACAGGTCTATCGCCTCAGTCGATTGTAAGAGGAACCGAAGCCATAAATCCCTCTTAGAAAAGTCTATCACTTCAAATGTCAGAGTGCTAAGGGGGATTGTCAGTGGGGCAAAGGGTTTTTGGGCTCGGTTATGAGAATAACCAATGCCAAAACCCCTCCACAGAGATTTTGTCAAGCTATAGATAGGATTGTTAGTTGGAGCAGCCTCGGTTTTGCGAACAATCAAGGCCAAAACCCTTGTACTGATATTTTTTTAGATGAAAAGTCTTTTGTTGGCAAGTTTTGCAGATTTTATGGCGTAGGTTGCCTTCATAACCGCGGTCGTATATACCTTATGGCTTCGGTTGAGATAGAATTGAGGTATATAAATTAgcgaaattttcaaaaataccaTCGTACCAACTTATGTTTTGGTTTCTGATCAACCTAAGCACAATGGGTgcgttagtatttttttttactagtggatTATTCTCCGGATGAAAAGAAACTAGAGAAGTATGTGGCCAGTGATGAGAGAGAAGGTGTGAGTTTATGGAGAAGGGTTTGAGAACATTGGTTGGTTGGTTTCCAAACAAAGAAATTCATACACTAAAGCAACGCGAGAGCCAAAGTCAATGAAAGAAACAACAAGAATGGACCCAACCCAAGAATCTGGAACTTACATAGATCATTACGAATGGAAGAATGCTATACCCTACCACAAACTCTGCTGCAAGGTTGAGGAGAGGAAGCAAGCATGgccaaagataaagaaaaagtaaaagggGAATCCCAAATTAATATACTGAATAATTCTTTGGGAATTGTCCGTTTATGCAAGTTGGGGCAATTCTTACCTGTaccctttctctataaataccATTCCCCTCCACCTTTGACCTCAACTTCAACTCTTTCTTAACAAATATACATACATCACTATAAACAATCATGGATTGCAGAATAGAGAGTACAGAAACTCACAGGTTTTGTTTCTGACATCCATGCACAAGCACACACATCATGTATACAAGGCTGCATGAGCATCTTAACTCTCTTAATTCATAGTTAGCAGACACATGGATATGTGTAATATGTAGCTTTTCTTACTGTAGGAATAAGTGTGCAGCATGCTTCAGACAGTTCAACAAACTGGAGCACCTTGTGGAGCACATGAGGATCTCGTATCATTCAGTTCATGAGCCAACCTGTGGCATTTGCAGGAAACACTGCAGGTCATTTGAGTCTCTAAGGGAACATCTCATAGGTAATGATAATCTTtcttaataactatttttaatacaCGGAGTAGATAATTATCTATTCATTGATGATCACTGTGAATTTTTTGAGACTCGATCTGCTTTTCCAGGTCCATTGCCAAAGCAGGAATGCAGAGATATATTTGCCTATAGAGGGTGCAAGTTTTGCTTGAAAGTGTTTGACAGCCCTAATTCTCGCAGGATTCACCAAGAAAAATGCCAACACTCTGGAACAAATGCTGTACAACTTTTGACTTTGAACTTCCTGTTACATGATAAAAATATGTGCAgttaatacataaaaacatgaactgtgtattttttttattaatattaaaaattggaATTATTCATTGGGAATTTGTAACTTTTGGTGCACATTATTACAGGGAATAATTGGTCGCTTTTCAAACTTAGGACTTCGTGATAATTTGGCCATTAGTGGTGGAGCAAGAGGACCACAAGTAGTTGCATTAGCATGTAAAATGGTTGGAGGTGGCAGTGATGGCTCACTGGATCTCTGTGGAAGAGTGTGCTTAACCGATGAGCATGAGAACATCATATTCCATTCTTATGTGAAGCCACCAATTCCTGTCACAAACTACAGGTTGGACAATTAATCTTCCGActctaacatatatatatatatatatatatatatatatatatatatatatatatatatatagctggTGTGGTGAATGGAGCTACTTATTCATTGACAGGTATGAGACAACAGGCATTAGACCAGAATACCTGAGGGATGCAATGCCAATGAGACAAGTTCAAAGGAGGATTCAAGATTTTCTTTGCAACGGTGAACCTATGTGGACAATTCGGGCAAGAGGAGGAAGAGCAAGGATTCTTGTGGGCCATGGTTTGGATCATGACCTTGAATGTCTGCAAATAGAATATCGAACAGAAAAGATAAGGTAAATCATTCAATCTAAAATTTAGGTTGTCTATCATACACATCTTAGTCAAATATTCTCTTCAGAAAAATACTTTGTATAGAACAAGCACATATGTTTACTACTTTAATACTCTCTTATTCAATTATTGACTTAAAAGTCCTTATTGAATAATCAGGGACACTGCAAAATACCCTCCTCTGATGAAAACGAGCAAGCTCAGCAACTCACTCAAGTACTTAACGCAAACATATCTTGGGCAAGTatcttttacaattttcttaCACAAGAGGCAATTTTTATGGAATGTTTGAAGAATTTGGGCACATATATATATGCAGGTATGACATTCAAGTTGGAATTCAGGATCCTTATGATGACTGTGTGGCAACTATGAGGCTCTACATGAGAATGAGATCCCAACTACACAGAACACAGGATTACCCTTTGGTTTCTGACCCCCAGAACAGGAACAATTTTGCTTCGTGGAGGCAAAGTGAGCTTGAAAGAATGACTCCTGAACAGATGCTGGAAATATCAAGATCTGACTACTATTGCTGGTGCTTTGATTCCTTGTATCCCTGAATATGAGGAAGCCAAAGACAAAATCAGAAGCTCATGATATATGAACCGATATATGAGGAATTGGTGAATACAATACCCATTTAACCGATATACATCAGTAACtactaaaagtaaaaataaagtgCACCAAAGAGTTCTACCTTTCTACTACAGTTAATAATACGCCATTTAAGCAAAAGCTAGCCTTACACTGCTGTCATAGCACTGGCACCTAGAGGCATTCATGTTATGCATGATTATACTTTATTAATACAAAGAATAATAGAGCTTTCAGTACGGGTGCCTTCTATTTAGTTTTGAGTGCTTCTGTCAGGTTACTCTTCTAACATCTCTacgtaataatataaaaactagaCATTCTCCAGCTATATACTATGATGAACAGCTACCTCCAATTCCAAAAATTCAGTGaaatgttttctctctttttttctcaatcAAGAAGTCCTATTTAGCTGTGGTTTTCAAAGTTTAAGAGAtcattaaaataagtttaagatCATTAaatcaagcaaaaacaaaataataaatattttttataaaattaaaattaaattttaataaaataaaattaggtaagTGAGTTGGTGGGTCAACCCGGCCCACCATGGATTCAACCCGCATGAACCAGGTTTAAATGAGACGGATTGAAATCTGatccgcataaaaaaatataattttttcaaatctaaCCCGACTCAAACCCGTAGTGGATCGGATTAGTCTGTGAGTTATAACCTTTTTTGATAGCTTTAGTTTACCTCATTGATTATGGATCTCACTACTGGATCAGTGACCAGTTTACCTGAGAGAAAATAGAATAGTTTTTAACAAAAAGAATGTCCTCAACGTTGTTAACAAAGTAGATGCAGTTTTTAATGTAAAAGGCATAGTTTCAATAGTTTCCGACACGGTGTCCAGTGTTCGGTTAAGTAATCTATTTATGGAACATTCAGTAATTGCCTTATTGGCTATAGACTAT
This sequence is a window from Vigna angularis cultivar LongXiaoDou No.4 chromosome 2, ASM1680809v1, whole genome shotgun sequence. Protein-coding genes within it:
- the LOC108328854 gene encoding uncharacterized protein LOC108328854, with the protein product MDCRIESTETHRNKCAACFRQFNKLEHLVEHMRISYHSVHEPTCGICRKHCRSFESLREHLIGPLPKQECRDIFAYRGCKFCLKVFDSPNSRRIHQEKCQHSGTNAGIIGRFSNLGLRDNLAISGGARGPQVVALACKMVGGGSDGSLDLCGRVCLTDEHENIIFHSYVKPPIPVTNYRYETTGIRPEYLRDAMPMRQVQRRIQDFLCNGEPMWTIRARGGRARILVGHGLDHDLECLQIEYRTEKIRDTAKYPPLMKTSKLSNSLKYLTQTYLGYDIQVGIQDPYDDCVATMRLYMRMRSQLHRTQDYPLVSDPQNRNNFASWRQSELERMTPEQMLEISRSDYYCWCFDSLYP